A section of the Dermacoccus nishinomiyaensis genome encodes:
- a CDS encoding o-succinylbenzoate synthase: MNARPLELPLSSLDELLDGFEVVSIPLNTRFRGVEHRECAYLQGPCGAGEFAPFLEYGPAEASRWLAAAIEAAYLGWPEPVRATVPVNATVPAVPAGAVAGVLARFDGCRTAKVKVAERGQNLDDDVARVAAVRDGLGADAKVRLDANGGWDVDQAVAAITRLAAFDLEYVEQPVMPVEDLARVRKTLARNGIDVLIAADESIRKADDPMRVVELEAADLAIVKVAPLGGVRAALRIADETGLPMVVSSALDSSPGMAAGVALAAALTELDHACGLGTINLLDGDVIADPLVPRDGTIDVARAAAARHLDPTCVERHRASPERRQWWRERLIASYQHLKRDA, from the coding sequence ATGAACGCGCGGCCTCTTGAACTGCCCCTCTCGTCGCTCGATGAGCTGCTCGATGGGTTCGAGGTCGTCTCGATTCCGCTCAACACGCGCTTTCGTGGTGTGGAGCATCGCGAGTGTGCCTATCTTCAGGGGCCTTGTGGTGCAGGAGAATTCGCGCCGTTCCTCGAGTACGGGCCGGCCGAGGCGTCGCGCTGGCTCGCGGCTGCGATCGAGGCGGCGTACCTCGGGTGGCCCGAGCCGGTGCGCGCGACGGTGCCCGTCAACGCGACCGTCCCGGCCGTTCCCGCCGGCGCCGTCGCCGGGGTGCTCGCCCGGTTCGACGGGTGCCGCACCGCGAAGGTCAAGGTGGCCGAGAGGGGCCAGAACCTCGACGACGACGTCGCCCGCGTCGCCGCCGTCCGTGACGGCCTCGGCGCCGACGCGAAGGTGCGTCTCGACGCGAACGGCGGATGGGATGTCGACCAGGCCGTCGCCGCGATCACACGACTGGCTGCGTTCGACCTCGAATACGTCGAGCAGCCCGTCATGCCCGTCGAAGATCTGGCGCGCGTTCGGAAGACGCTCGCGCGCAACGGAATCGACGTTCTCATCGCCGCCGACGAGTCGATCCGCAAGGCCGACGACCCGATGCGCGTCGTCGAGCTCGAGGCCGCTGATCTAGCGATCGTCAAGGTCGCGCCGCTCGGGGGAGTGCGCGCGGCGCTGCGCATCGCAGACGAGACAGGCCTCCCGATGGTCGTCAGTTCGGCGCTCGATTCGAGCCCCGGGATGGCGGCAGGCGTGGCGCTCGCGGCTGCTCTGACCGAGCTCGATCACGCGTGCGGCCTCGGCACGATCAACCTGCTCGACGGCGACGTCATCGCCGACCCCCTCGTCCCTCGTGACGGGACGATCGACGTAGCTCGCGCCGCCGCCGCGCGCCACCTCGACCCGACGTGCGTCGAGCGTCACCGCGCGAGCCCCGAGCGCCGGCAGTGGTGGCGCGAGCGACTGATCGCGAGCTACCAGCACCTGAAGCGCGACGCCTGA
- a CDS encoding inositol monophosphatase family protein, which yields MDTQAVLTLLQQAAETYINPRFEALASHEVTEKNPGDLVTVADREAEVFITAELQKAYPDALIVGEEAVAADPSILDRIESADHWFTVDPVDGTKNFVHGSPNHGVMVAEMRGGDIVRSWMWQPQLGHAYVAEKGNGAFLDGVRIEPHVVGDAPKGVTSRQTRVGESLDGLPPLGLSWVCCAVDYPQIASGGADYILYVTTKPWDHAPGALFIREAGGVSAYADGSPYDPRYELTPKPLLVTADAALHERLRLFV from the coding sequence GTGGATACCCAGGCTGTTCTGACCCTGCTCCAGCAAGCCGCCGAGACCTACATCAACCCCCGTTTCGAGGCGCTCGCCTCGCACGAGGTGACCGAGAAGAACCCGGGCGACCTCGTCACCGTCGCCGACCGCGAGGCGGAGGTGTTCATCACCGCCGAACTGCAGAAGGCCTACCCTGACGCGCTGATCGTCGGCGAAGAAGCCGTCGCAGCCGACCCGAGCATCCTCGACCGCATCGAATCCGCCGACCACTGGTTCACGGTCGACCCCGTCGACGGCACGAAGAACTTCGTCCACGGCTCACCGAACCACGGCGTCATGGTCGCCGAGATGCGCGGCGGCGACATCGTCCGCAGCTGGATGTGGCAGCCGCAGCTCGGGCACGCGTACGTCGCGGAGAAGGGCAATGGCGCCTTCCTCGACGGGGTGCGCATCGAGCCGCACGTCGTCGGTGATGCCCCGAAGGGCGTGACGTCACGTCAGACGCGCGTCGGCGAATCACTCGACGGGCTGCCGCCGCTCGGGCTGTCGTGGGTGTGCTGCGCGGTCGACTACCCCCAGATCGCCTCGGGCGGCGCGGATTACATCCTGTACGTCACGACGAAGCCGTGGGACCACGCGCCCGGCGCGCTCTTCATCCGCGAGGCGGGCGGCGTCTCCGCCTACGCCGACGGCTCGCCGTACGACCCGCGCTACGAACTGACACCCAAGCCGCTGCTCGTGACGGCCGACGCCGCGCTGCACGAGCGGTTGCGGCTGTTCGTCTGA
- a CDS encoding DedA family protein has translation MHALGPQFMDPNYLLAHFGGAFFWISLAIVFIECGLLFPILPGDSLLFAIGMFTATSATSGFDIPLYVSLPALCVAAFAGNVVGYEIGRIVGTPLYERDGRVLKKKYFDQTNAFFDKHGSKALVIGRFVPIVRTFITVVAGASHMDRKRFFTWSAIGAVLWVLVVTFAGFFLGRAFPSLGKNIDAAIMVVVLVSVLPMIFEWVKHRKRAKALVKEAGDIVDHNPDN, from the coding sequence ATGCATGCCCTCGGCCCTCAGTTCATGGATCCGAACTACCTGCTCGCCCACTTCGGCGGCGCGTTCTTCTGGATCTCGCTCGCGATCGTCTTCATCGAATGCGGGCTCCTGTTCCCGATCCTGCCCGGCGACTCGCTGCTGTTCGCGATCGGCATGTTCACCGCGACGTCTGCCACGAGCGGCTTCGACATCCCCCTCTACGTCTCGCTGCCGGCTCTGTGCGTCGCCGCGTTCGCGGGCAACGTCGTCGGCTACGAGATCGGGCGGATCGTCGGCACCCCCCTGTACGAACGCGACGGCAGGGTGCTGAAGAAGAAGTACTTCGACCAGACGAACGCGTTCTTCGACAAGCACGGCAGCAAGGCCCTCGTCATCGGACGCTTCGTGCCCATCGTCCGCACGTTCATCACCGTCGTCGCGGGCGCGAGCCACATGGACCGCAAACGCTTCTTCACCTGGTCGGCCATCGGTGCCGTGCTGTGGGTGCTCGTCGTGACGTTCGCCGGGTTCTTCCTCGGCCGTGCCTTCCCGAGCCTCGGCAAGAACATCGACGCCGCCATCATGGTCGTCGTCCTCGTCAGCGTGCTGCCGATGATCTTCGAGTGGGTCAAGCACCGCAAGCGCGCCAAGGCGCTCGTCAAGGAAGCCGGCGACATCGTCGATCACAACCCTGACAACTGA
- a CDS encoding TrmH family RNA methyltransferase, whose translation MADVDGAKQIDDGDAQHRRADAGGTDEVGVGPWQGAWPSTPDGSLDPRYDPELLEHGDRRNVEDRFRYWRHDAIVEELDTARHAFHVAVENWEHDFNIGSVIRTANAFNAKAFHIVGRRRWNRRGAMVTDRYQHEFHHPTVDDLLAWAATAGPVDAAGHPTRLPVIAIDNVAGSVPLEAFDLPEHCVLLFGQEGPGVSADALERADAVLDIAQFGSTRSINAGAAAAVTMHAWIRRHVFGQRVDGDAHGSAIGSNHADAGDAHPRA comes from the coding sequence ATGGCAGACGTGGACGGGGCGAAACAGATCGACGACGGCGACGCACAACACCGCCGTGCTGATGCTGGGGGCACGGACGAGGTCGGCGTCGGACCGTGGCAGGGCGCCTGGCCGAGCACACCCGACGGCTCGCTCGACCCGCGCTACGACCCCGAGCTGCTCGAGCACGGCGACCGCCGCAACGTCGAGGATCGTTTCCGCTACTGGCGGCACGACGCCATCGTCGAAGAGCTCGACACGGCGCGTCATGCGTTTCACGTCGCCGTCGAGAACTGGGAGCACGACTTCAACATCGGCTCCGTCATCCGCACGGCGAACGCGTTCAACGCCAAGGCTTTTCACATCGTCGGACGGCGGCGCTGGAACCGTCGCGGCGCGATGGTGACCGACCGCTACCAGCACGAGTTCCACCACCCCACGGTCGACGACCTGCTCGCCTGGGCCGCCACGGCCGGGCCCGTCGACGCCGCCGGCCACCCCACGCGCCTGCCCGTCATCGCCATCGACAACGTGGCGGGCAGCGTCCCGCTCGAGGCGTTCGACCTGCCCGAGCACTGCGTCCTGCTCTTCGGCCAGGAGGGCCCGGGTGTGAGCGCCGACGCGCTCGAACGCGCCGACGCCGTCCTCGACATCGCCCAGTTCGGTTCGACGCGCTCGATCAACGCGGGCGCCGCGGCCGCCGTCACGATGCACGCGTGGATCCGACGGCACGTGTTCGGCCAGCGTGTCGACGGCGACGCCCATGGGAGCGCAATCGGAAGCAACCACGCGGACGCCGGCGACGCCCACCCCCGCGCCTGA
- the fbaA gene encoding class II fructose-bisphosphate aldolase, with the protein MPIATPEIYREMLDRAKKEGFAYPAINVSSSQTLNAAIRGFAEAGSDGIIQVSTGGAEYFSGPTQKNMVAGALAMAAFAREVAKQYDVNIALHTDHCPKDKLDGFVRPLLEASIENVKNGGEPFFQSHMWDGSAVPLEENLEIAQELLAKCKEANIILEIEVGVVGGEEDGVANEINEQLYSTPEDAIATAQALGAGTDVYYMTALTFGNVHGVYKPGNVKLRPSVLKDAQDAVKAKFSEAEDKPFHLVFHGGSGSSPEEIAEAVSYGVVKMNVDTDTQYAFTRPVAGWMLGNYEGVLKIDGEVGNKKLYDPRAWGKAAEEGMAKRVVQACNELGSAGKSKAAKKA; encoded by the coding sequence ATGCCCATCGCAACCCCCGAGATCTACCGCGAGATGCTCGATCGCGCGAAGAAGGAGGGCTTCGCGTACCCGGCCATCAACGTGTCGTCGTCGCAGACGCTGAACGCCGCCATCCGTGGCTTCGCCGAGGCCGGTTCGGACGGCATCATCCAGGTCTCCACCGGTGGCGCCGAGTACTTCTCGGGCCCGACGCAGAAGAACATGGTCGCGGGCGCGCTCGCCATGGCCGCGTTCGCTCGTGAGGTCGCCAAGCAGTACGACGTCAACATCGCCCTGCACACCGACCACTGCCCGAAGGACAAGCTCGACGGTTTCGTCCGTCCGTTGCTCGAGGCGTCGATCGAGAACGTCAAGAACGGTGGCGAGCCGTTCTTCCAGTCGCACATGTGGGACGGTTCGGCCGTGCCGCTCGAAGAGAACCTCGAGATCGCCCAGGAGCTTCTCGCCAAGTGCAAAGAGGCGAACATCATCCTCGAGATCGAGGTCGGTGTCGTCGGCGGTGAAGAGGACGGCGTCGCCAACGAGATCAACGAGCAGTTGTACTCGACGCCGGAGGACGCCATCGCGACCGCCCAGGCGCTCGGCGCGGGCACTGACGTGTACTACATGACGGCCCTGACGTTCGGCAACGTGCACGGCGTCTACAAGCCGGGCAACGTCAAGCTGCGCCCGTCCGTCCTCAAGGACGCGCAGGACGCTGTCAAGGCGAAGTTCTCCGAGGCGGAGGACAAGCCGTTCCACCTCGTCTTCCACGGCGGTTCGGGCAGCTCGCCCGAGGAGATCGCCGAGGCCGTCTCGTACGGCGTCGTCAAGATGAACGTCGACACCGACACGCAGTACGCATTCACGCGTCCCGTCGCCGGTTGGATGCTCGGCAACTACGAGGGCGTCCTCAAGATCGACGGTGAGGTCGGCAACAAGAAGCTGTACGACCCGCGTGCCTGGGGCAAGGCCGCCGAGGAGGGCATGGCGAAGCGTGTCGTCCAGGCCTGCAACGAGCTCGGTTCGGCCGGCAAGAGCAAGGCCGCCAAGAAGGCCTGA
- a CDS encoding phosphoketolase family protein, whose product MTFHVSTATLWQPSPGTELTDATLETIHRWWRAANYLSVGQIYLLDNPLLREPLTRDNVKHRLLGHWGTTPGLNFLYAHLNRVIAERSQPTIYVTGPGHGGPGMVANTYLEGTYSQIYPNVGLDEAGLRRLVKQFSFPGGIPSHAAPETPGSIHEGGELGYALSHAYGAVFDNPELLAFTVIGDGEAETGPLATSWHSNKFVNPVTDGVVLPVLHLNGYKIANPTVLARISDEELDALMRGYGHTPYVFEAGFDDEDPISIHRRFATLLDEVFDHIARIKAEAAEAGAENAERPHWPMIVFRTPKGWTGPKTIDGKVAEGHWRSHQVPLANARDTDEHLHDLDAWLRSYRPDELFDEAGRPADDIMALAPDGELRMGATPYANGGELRIALELPDFRDFAVDAGRDDERGTSVAESTRVLGEWLRAVAAANPENFRIFGPDETASNRLQAVYETTNKQWMGAYEPNDAEDPMGRVGQVMEMLSEHQCQGWLEGYLLTGRHGLMSSYEAFIHIVDSMFNQHAKWLKVTNEIGWRRPISSLNYLLSSHVWRQDHNGFSHQDPGFIDHVVNKKSDVIRVYLPADANTLLSTFDHVLRTEQYVNVVVAGKQPNPVWLTMDEAVRHCARGLGIWEWAGTEVAGEEPDVVLACAGDIPTIEVLAAAKILRERVPGLKVRVVNVVDLMRLQAEKEHPHGLSDREFDTIFTPDKPIVFAYHGYPWLIHRLTYGRSGHSNLHVRGFIEEGTTTTPFDMVMRNDLDRFHLVIDVLDRVPGLGARCAGLRQEMQDLRLEARAYAYENGEDLPAVASWVWSDAGDTGTETGGPQQDTGGDNV is encoded by the coding sequence ATGACCTTCCACGTCAGCACCGCGACCCTCTGGCAGCCCTCCCCCGGAACCGAGCTCACCGACGCGACTCTCGAGACGATCCACCGCTGGTGGCGCGCCGCCAACTACCTGTCGGTCGGGCAGATCTACCTGCTCGACAACCCCCTGCTGCGCGAGCCGCTGACGCGCGACAACGTCAAGCATCGCCTGCTCGGGCACTGGGGTACCACGCCCGGGCTCAACTTCCTCTACGCCCACCTCAACCGCGTCATCGCCGAGCGCTCTCAGCCGACGATCTACGTCACCGGCCCCGGCCACGGCGGCCCCGGCATGGTCGCCAACACCTACCTCGAGGGCACGTACTCGCAGATCTACCCGAACGTCGGGCTCGACGAGGCGGGCCTGCGCCGGCTCGTGAAGCAGTTCAGCTTCCCCGGCGGCATCCCGTCGCACGCGGCACCCGAGACGCCCGGCTCGATCCACGAGGGCGGAGAGCTGGGTTACGCCCTCAGCCACGCCTACGGGGCCGTCTTCGACAACCCCGAACTGCTCGCGTTCACCGTCATCGGTGACGGCGAGGCGGAGACGGGGCCGCTCGCGACGTCGTGGCACTCGAACAAGTTCGTCAACCCTGTCACCGACGGCGTCGTCCTGCCCGTGCTGCACCTCAACGGCTACAAGATCGCGAATCCGACGGTGCTCGCCCGCATCAGCGACGAGGAGCTCGATGCCCTCATGCGCGGCTATGGCCACACGCCGTACGTGTTCGAGGCGGGCTTCGACGACGAGGATCCGATCTCGATCCACCGCCGTTTCGCGACGCTGCTCGACGAGGTGTTCGACCACATCGCCCGCATCAAGGCCGAGGCCGCCGAAGCGGGTGCCGAGAACGCCGAGCGTCCGCACTGGCCGATGATCGTCTTCCGCACGCCGAAGGGTTGGACGGGCCCGAAGACGATCGACGGCAAGGTCGCCGAGGGTCACTGGCGCAGCCACCAGGTGCCGCTCGCCAACGCCCGCGACACCGACGAACACCTCCACGACCTCGACGCGTGGCTGCGCAGCTACCGCCCCGACGAGCTGTTCGACGAGGCCGGCCGCCCAGCCGACGACATCATGGCCCTCGCCCCCGACGGCGAGCTGCGCATGGGCGCGACGCCCTACGCCAACGGTGGCGAACTGCGCATCGCCCTCGAACTGCCCGACTTCCGCGACTTCGCCGTCGACGCGGGCCGCGACGACGAGCGCGGCACCTCGGTCGCCGAGTCGACGCGGGTGCTCGGCGAGTGGTTGCGCGCCGTCGCAGCCGCGAACCCTGAGAACTTCCGCATCTTCGGTCCGGACGAGACCGCGTCGAACCGGCTGCAGGCCGTCTACGAGACGACGAACAAGCAGTGGATGGGCGCGTACGAGCCCAACGACGCCGAAGACCCGATGGGCCGCGTCGGGCAGGTCATGGAGATGCTGTCGGAACACCAGTGCCAGGGCTGGCTCGAGGGATACCTGCTCACCGGCCGCCACGGGCTCATGTCGAGCTACGAGGCGTTCATCCACATCGTCGACTCGATGTTCAACCAGCACGCCAAGTGGCTCAAGGTGACGAACGAGATCGGCTGGCGTCGACCCATCTCGTCGCTCAACTACCTGCTGAGCTCGCACGTGTGGCGTCAGGATCACAACGGATTCAGCCACCAGGACCCCGGTTTCATCGACCACGTCGTCAACAAGAAGAGCGACGTCATCCGCGTCTACCTGCCGGCCGACGCGAACACGCTGCTGTCGACGTTCGACCACGTCCTGCGCACCGAGCAATACGTCAACGTCGTCGTCGCAGGCAAGCAGCCCAACCCCGTCTGGCTCACGATGGACGAGGCCGTCCGGCACTGCGCGCGCGGCCTGGGCATCTGGGAATGGGCCGGCACCGAGGTCGCCGGCGAGGAGCCCGACGTCGTGCTCGCCTGCGCGGGCGACATCCCGACGATCGAGGTGCTCGCCGCGGCGAAGATCCTGCGCGAACGCGTGCCGGGGCTGAAGGTGCGCGTCGTCAACGTCGTCGACCTCATGCGCCTGCAGGCCGAGAAGGAGCACCCGCACGGCCTGAGCGACCGCGAGTTCGACACGATCTTCACACCCGACAAGCCCATCGTGTTCGCCTACCACGGCTACCCGTGGCTCATCCACCGCCTCACCTACGGCCGGAGCGGCCACAGCAACCTGCACGTGCGCGGGTTCATCGAGGAGGGCACGACGACGACGCCGTTCGACATGGTGATGCGCAACGACCTCGACCGCTTCCACCTCGTCATCGACGTCCTCGACCGTGTACCCGGCCTCGGTGCACGCTGCGCGGGGCTGCGTCAGGAGATGCAGGATCTGCGCCTCGAGGCACGCGCCTACGCCTACGAGAACGGTGAGGACCTCCCCGCCGTCGCGTCGTGGGTGTGGTCCGACGCCGGCGACACCGGCACCGAAACCGGTGGCCCGCAGCAGGACACGGGCGGCGACAACGTCTGA
- a CDS encoding DUF3151 domain-containing protein, translating into MDNLLAIPETKLDVDPAAEKLDLGVHARDVARMYPASSLVWATLAEDALGDGEAVEAYAYARTGYHRGLDSLRRAGWKGQGPVPWEHEPNRGFLRALAALSKAAGEIGEVDEQRRCADFLRDSSATAARELGV; encoded by the coding sequence ATGGACAACCTTCTTGCCATTCCGGAGACCAAGCTCGACGTCGACCCCGCAGCCGAGAAGCTCGACCTCGGCGTCCACGCCCGCGACGTGGCCCGCATGTACCCGGCGAGTTCGCTCGTGTGGGCGACGCTCGCCGAGGACGCGCTGGGTGACGGCGAGGCTGTCGAGGCGTACGCCTACGCGCGCACCGGCTACCACCGCGGCCTCGATTCCCTGCGCCGCGCCGGGTGGAAGGGCCAGGGGCCCGTTCCGTGGGAGCACGAGCCGAACCGCGGTTTCCTGCGAGCACTCGCCGCGCTGAGCAAGGCCGCCGGCGAGATCGGTGAGGTCGACGAGCAGCGACGCTGCGCCGACTTCCTGCGCGACTCCTCGGCCACCGCGGCGCGTGAGTTGGGCGTCTGA
- a CDS encoding helix-turn-helix domain-containing protein: MNPLAVLGIDDLAEQLYRQVLRDQARPFGVYASRLNTPVGDVEAAAEQLRALRLVRITEDGRPSADHPRAGLERVLSAEEARLAERRRDLARLRDAIDGFAGDHRAGQEQADPAEAGREYVEIDGLGDVMEHLAASTSGPIRFTHTDALAVSAGEQPVLARLVADGRLLRGLHEFDAASTRSLDVVEWANLGEEQRLATHIPNEFVCYGTDAVIANTDWGGEGGRYVVLRDAVVVRAFVELFDRMWAAASGVDDGAEPTSERLVELMQAGLKDEAIARALGVSLRTVRRRVAALMEECGVETRFQLAVKLTERGLTGFEG, from the coding sequence GTGAATCCTCTCGCCGTCCTCGGCATCGACGACCTCGCCGAACAGCTCTACCGCCAGGTGCTGCGTGACCAGGCGCGACCGTTCGGTGTGTACGCCTCGCGGCTCAACACGCCCGTCGGTGACGTCGAGGCAGCGGCTGAACAGTTGCGCGCGCTGCGTCTCGTGCGCATCACCGAGGACGGTCGTCCCTCCGCCGATCATCCGCGCGCCGGGCTCGAACGCGTCCTGTCGGCCGAGGAGGCGCGTCTCGCCGAGCGACGCCGCGACCTCGCCCGCCTGCGCGACGCCATCGATGGTTTCGCAGGCGACCACCGTGCGGGCCAGGAGCAGGCCGACCCCGCCGAGGCGGGTCGCGAGTACGTCGAGATCGACGGGCTCGGTGACGTCATGGAGCACCTGGCGGCATCGACCTCGGGCCCGATCCGGTTCACGCACACCGACGCGCTCGCCGTCAGCGCCGGGGAGCAGCCGGTGCTCGCGCGCCTCGTCGCCGACGGGCGCCTGCTGCGTGGCCTGCACGAGTTCGACGCCGCGAGCACGCGCAGCCTCGACGTCGTCGAGTGGGCGAACCTGGGCGAGGAGCAGCGCCTCGCGACGCACATCCCGAACGAGTTCGTCTGCTATGGAACGGATGCCGTCATCGCCAACACCGATTGGGGCGGCGAGGGTGGGCGGTACGTCGTGCTGCGTGACGCCGTCGTCGTGCGTGCGTTCGTCGAATTGTTCGACCGGATGTGGGCGGCCGCCTCCGGCGTCGACGACGGCGCGGAACCGACGTCGGAGCGTCTCGTCGAACTCATGCAGGCCGGGTTGAAGGACGAGGCGATCGCGCGGGCGCTCGGTGTCAGCCTGCGGACGGTGCGACGCCGCGTCGCGGCGCTCATGGAGGAGTGCGGTGTCGAGACGCGCTTCCAGCTCGCGGTGAAGCTCACCGAACGTGGCCTCACCGGCTTCGAGGGCTGA
- a CDS encoding adenylosuccinate synthase, producing the protein MPAIVLVGAQWGDEGKGKATDLLGSRIDYVVKFNGGNNAGHTVVIDGEKYALHLLPSGILTPGVTPVIANGVVVDLGVLFEEIDALEARGLDTSKLVISSNAHLIPRYNKVIDQVSERFLGNRKIGTTGRGIGPTYADKMNRIGIRVQDLFDESILRQKVEAALETKNQLLVKTYNRRAIEVDEVVEDLLQYVERLRPMVKDTSLLLSKALDADEVVLCEAGQATLLDVDHGTYPYVTSSNAISAGACTGAGIPPTRIDRVIAILKAFTTRVGEGPFPTELHDEVGDRLREIGGEFGTTTGRPRRIGWLDTVIGRYATRVNGVTDFVVTKLDNLDTFDEIPVCVAYDIDGERVEEMPENQTDFHHAKPIYEMLPGWNADITGCRTFEDLPENAQRYIEFVEKQIGARVSVIGVGPGRDEVIVRHDLLND; encoded by the coding sequence ATGCCGGCAATCGTTCTCGTCGGCGCCCAGTGGGGCGACGAAGGCAAGGGCAAGGCCACCGACCTTCTCGGAAGCCGAATCGACTACGTCGTGAAGTTCAACGGCGGCAACAACGCCGGGCACACGGTCGTGATCGACGGTGAGAAGTACGCGCTGCACCTGCTGCCGTCGGGCATCCTGACCCCGGGTGTCACGCCCGTCATCGCGAACGGTGTCGTCGTGGACCTCGGCGTGCTGTTCGAGGAGATCGATGCCCTCGAGGCGCGTGGTCTCGACACGAGCAAGCTCGTCATCTCCTCGAACGCGCACCTCATCCCGCGCTACAACAAGGTGATCGACCAGGTCTCCGAGCGCTTCCTCGGCAATCGCAAGATCGGCACGACCGGGCGCGGCATCGGCCCGACGTACGCCGACAAGATGAACCGCATCGGCATCCGCGTGCAGGACCTCTTCGACGAGTCGATCCTGCGGCAGAAGGTCGAGGCGGCGCTCGAGACGAAGAACCAGCTGCTCGTGAAGACGTACAACCGTCGCGCGATCGAGGTCGACGAGGTCGTCGAGGATCTGCTGCAGTACGTCGAGCGGCTGCGCCCGATGGTGAAGGACACGTCGCTGCTGCTGAGCAAGGCGCTCGACGCCGACGAGGTCGTGCTGTGCGAGGCCGGCCAGGCGACGCTGCTCGACGTCGACCACGGCACCTACCCGTACGTGACGAGTTCGAACGCGATCTCGGCGGGCGCCTGCACCGGTGCGGGCATCCCGCCGACGCGCATCGACCGCGTCATCGCCATCCTCAAGGCGTTCACGACGCGTGTCGGTGAGGGCCCGTTCCCGACGGAGTTGCACGACGAGGTCGGCGACCGCCTGCGCGAGATCGGCGGCGAGTTCGGCACCACGACGGGGCGCCCTCGCCGCATCGGTTGGCTCGACACCGTCATCGGGCGTTATGCGACGCGCGTCAACGGCGTCACCGACTTCGTCGTCACCAAGCTCGACAACCTCGACACCTTCGACGAGATCCCCGTCTGCGTCGCGTACGACATCGACGGCGAGCGCGTCGAGGAGATGCCGGAGAACCAGACCGACTTCCACCACGCGAAGCCGATCTACGAGATGCTGCCGGGTTGGAACGCCGACATCACCGGTTGCCGCACGTTCGAGGACCTGCCCGAGAACGCGCAGCGCTACATCGAGTTCGTCGAGAAGCAGATCGGCGCGCGTGTCTCCGTCATCGGCGTCGGCCCGGGTCGTGACGAAGTCATCGTGCGTCACGATCTCCTGAACGACTGA
- a CDS encoding DUF402 domain-containing protein, which translates to MAREAIRLQFGKYNGDEHWGFDAVVLGRDAQGLWLGVTGGTRVARPGLEFAAHGDFVVLVPDDAWWVATFNTAPGGKDHDIDVYVDITTPTTVNQGEAFTLDLDLDVVKRTNGDLDLDDEDEFERHAREMSYPPRLVTAARDAADTVMAMVRDGAAPFDGSHETWLAKL; encoded by the coding sequence GTGGCGAGGGAAGCGATCCGACTGCAGTTCGGCAAGTACAACGGTGACGAGCACTGGGGGTTCGACGCCGTCGTGCTGGGTCGTGATGCGCAGGGGCTGTGGCTCGGGGTGACGGGTGGCACTCGTGTGGCACGACCCGGGCTCGAGTTCGCAGCGCACGGCGACTTCGTCGTCCTCGTTCCCGACGACGCCTGGTGGGTGGCCACCTTCAACACCGCTCCGGGCGGCAAGGACCATGACATCGACGTCTACGTCGACATCACGACGCCGACGACCGTCAACCAGGGTGAGGCGTTCACGCTCGACCTCGACCTCGACGTCGTCAAGCGCACGAACGGCGACCTCGACCTCGACGACGAGGACGAGTTCGAGCGGCACGCCCGCGAGATGAGCTACCCGCCGCGGCTCGTGACGGCGGCGCGTGACGCTGCCGACACTGTCATGGCGATGGTGCGTGACGGCGCCGCACCGTTCGACGGTTCGCACGAGACGTGGCTCGCGAAGCTCTGA